A single genomic interval of Oryza sativa Japonica Group chromosome 7, ASM3414082v1 harbors:
- the LOC9267036 gene encoding uncharacterized protein, with translation MHRPTAKWSPLPEKTKIVKVPDQVKSAIVAKLRSSKGSLQLTKACTASLHLQGSDSQLLWEDVTATTDVLLVCHIATTILEVKYPNPSTTASSSSDSSNRVVATHLSGYCAYLVACCPELLPDDDGWSKDLYKAVKADARRALAAGRAPPEYEKLVRLLSAGCRHKVLRNGAQLAEQLVALVQNQQEEEEEGNKAWGVLAEFWSEIILYLAPSDNLDAHAAASSSRCSGRCSTTPASSPGPPPPPPTTRLRLLHLLFKFI, from the coding sequence ATGCATCGTCCAACAGCAAAGTGGTCGCCGCTGCCGGAGAAAACCAAGATCGTCAAGGTGCCCGACCAAGTGAAGTCCGCCATCGTCGCCAAGCTCAGGAGCAGCAAGGGGAGCCTGCAGCTGACCAAAGCATGCACGGCGTCTCTGCATCTGCAGGGCAGCGACAGCCAGCTGCTCTGGGAGGATGTGACAGCCACAACCGACGTCCTCCTGGTGTGCCACATCGCCACCACCATCCTTGAGGTGAAGTATCCAAATCCAAGTACAACTGCAAGCTCAAGCTCTGACAGCAGCAACAGGGTTGTTGCCACTCACCTGTCAGGCTACTGCGCCTACCTGGTGGCCTGCTGTCCCGAGCTGCTCCCCGACGACGATGGCTGGAGCAAGGACCTGTACAAGGCCGTCAAGGCAGACGCTCGCcgtgctctcgccgccggtcgtgCTCCACCGGAGTACGAGAAGCTGGTCCGATTGCTCAGCGCAGGCTGCAGGCACAAGGTGTTAAGGAATGGCGCGCAGCTCGCGGAGCAACTGGTGGCGTTGGTCCAAAAccaacaggaggaggaggaggaagggaataAGGCGTGGGGGGTTCTTGCGGAGTTTTGGTCGGAGATCATCCTGTACCTGGCGCCGTCCGACAACCTGGACGCccacgcggcggcgagctcatCACGCTGCTCTGGGCGCTGCTCAACCACGCCGGCATCGTCTCcaggcccgccgccgccgccgccgacaacgaGACTGCGGCTTCTTCATCTGCTGTTTAAGTTTATTTAA